The Pseudolabrys sp. FHR47 genome contains a region encoding:
- a CDS encoding DUF1285 domain-containing protein yields the protein MAKTGQDKRQDAAADRKKGGLDGIAAMLPREGGKGLPPVHLWNPPFCGDLDMRIASDGTWFYEKSPIGRIGLVKLFSSVLKREGDKYFLVTPVEKVGIIVDDAPFTAVELKVEDAPEGRTLNFRTNVDEWIAAGPGHALRFEEDDENGGLAPYLHVRRDLWAKVTRALFYDLVDLGEERDIGGKAMFGITSRGEFYTMAEASTLREFS from the coding sequence ATGGCGAAGACAGGGCAGGACAAGCGGCAGGATGCGGCCGCCGACCGCAAAAAGGGCGGCTTGGACGGCATCGCTGCCATGCTGCCGCGTGAGGGCGGTAAAGGACTGCCCCCCGTGCACCTGTGGAATCCGCCGTTTTGCGGCGATCTCGACATGCGAATCGCCTCGGATGGCACCTGGTTTTACGAAAAGTCGCCCATCGGCCGCATCGGACTGGTCAAGCTGTTCTCCTCGGTGCTCAAGCGCGAGGGCGACAAGTATTTCCTGGTCACGCCGGTGGAGAAGGTTGGCATCATCGTCGATGACGCGCCGTTCACGGCGGTGGAACTCAAGGTCGAGGATGCGCCCGAAGGCCGCACATTGAATTTTCGGACAAATGTCGATGAATGGATCGCGGCCGGTCCCGGCCATGCCTTGCGTTTCGAGGAGGACGACGAGAATGGCGGGCTGGCGCCTTATCTCCATGTCCGTCGTGACCTGTGGGCCAAAGTGACGCGGGCGCTGTTCTATGATCTCGTCGATCTCGGCGAGGAACGTGACATCGGCGGCAAGGCGATGTTCGGCATTACCTCGCGTGGCGAATTCTACACTATGGCCGAGGCCAGCACGTTGCGG
- a CDS encoding MoxR family ATPase — MASASGESIEKLEDMIVRAAETTAAHVRAAKDAIGTVIFGQEQVVERALITVLSGGHALLVGVPGLAKTKLVETMGIALGLDARRVQFTPDLMPSDILGSEVLEENTAGKRSFRFIPGPVFAQLLMADEINRASPRTQSALLQAMQEQHVTVAGARHDLPKPFHVLATQNPLEQEGTYPLPEAQLDRFIMEVDVDYPDIVAERKILFDTTGAEDSQAKAAMTAEDLIAAQRLVRRLPVGESVVEAILQLVRSARPGVEAGDLGHLISWGPGPRASQALMLAVRARALLDNRFAPSIDDVLELAEPVLKHRMALTFAARAEGETVGNVIKRLKSRIG; from the coding sequence ATGGCGTCGGCAAGCGGTGAAAGCATTGAAAAGCTGGAAGATATGATCGTGCGCGCGGCCGAGACCACGGCCGCCCATGTGCGCGCCGCCAAGGACGCCATCGGCACGGTCATCTTCGGCCAGGAACAGGTGGTGGAGCGGGCGCTCATCACGGTGCTGTCCGGCGGACACGCGCTGCTGGTCGGCGTGCCGGGTCTCGCCAAGACCAAGCTGGTCGAGACCATGGGCATCGCGCTCGGCCTCGACGCCCGCCGCGTACAGTTCACGCCTGATCTGATGCCATCCGACATTCTCGGCTCCGAAGTGCTTGAGGAAAACACCGCCGGCAAGCGCAGCTTCCGCTTCATTCCCGGTCCCGTGTTCGCCCAGCTTCTGATGGCCGACGAAATCAACCGCGCCTCGCCGCGCACGCAGTCCGCGCTGCTGCAGGCGATGCAGGAGCAGCATGTGACGGTCGCCGGCGCGCGACACGATCTGCCGAAGCCGTTTCATGTGCTGGCGACGCAGAATCCGCTGGAACAGGAAGGCACCTATCCTCTGCCCGAAGCGCAACTCGACCGCTTCATCATGGAGGTCGACGTCGATTATCCGGACATCGTCGCCGAGCGTAAGATTCTGTTCGATACCACCGGCGCCGAGGACAGCCAGGCCAAGGCGGCGATGACCGCCGAGGACCTGATCGCGGCGCAGCGCCTGGTGCGCCGCCTGCCGGTCGGCGAGTCGGTTGTCGAGGCGATCCTGCAGCTCGTGCGCTCGGCGCGTCCCGGCGTGGAAGCCGGCGATCTCGGTCATCTCATCTCCTGGGGCCCCGGCCCGCGCGCCTCGCAAGCGCTGATGCTGGCGGTGCGCGCCCGCGCGCTGCTCGACAACCGCTTCGCGCCATCGATCGACGACGTGCTCGAACTTGCCGAGCCCGTGCTCAAGCACCGCATGGCGCTCACCTTCGCCGCGCGTGCCGAGGGCGAGACCGTCGGCAATGTCATCAAGCGGCTGAAGTCGCGTATCGGATAA
- a CDS encoding DUF58 domain-containing protein, with amino-acid sequence MAGTVLAEPTAIGTSEAPVNAAAGKSSKLAARIPRLILEARRVAATLIHGLHGRRRAGTGENFWQYRHFVSGEPAGRIDWRRSARDDHLYVREREWEASHTIWMWADRSPSMEFSSHLTEWSKLDRALVVSFALSEVLVQGGERVGIPLLMRPTANRNVIETMAQRIIHDRTERPSLPPNFAPAPFSEVVIFSDLWSPIAEYRKMIGQLAANGARGHVVQVCDPAEETFPYSGRVEFVESEGLGSVTAGRAETWRNDYQALLANHRAALRAETEAFGWTFTVHRTDRGPTELLFALHGRMGAHSIQTALNTRHLPVEEGGAA; translated from the coding sequence ATGGCGGGAACCGTTTTGGCCGAGCCGACCGCGATTGGGACAAGCGAAGCACCGGTCAACGCCGCGGCCGGCAAGAGCAGCAAGCTTGCCGCGCGCATTCCGCGCCTCATCCTCGAGGCGCGCCGGGTCGCCGCGACGCTGATCCATGGGCTGCACGGCCGGCGCCGCGCCGGCACCGGCGAGAATTTCTGGCAGTATCGCCACTTCGTCTCAGGCGAGCCGGCAGGCCGCATCGACTGGCGGCGTTCGGCACGCGACGATCATCTCTATGTGCGCGAACGCGAATGGGAGGCCTCGCATACCATCTGGATGTGGGCCGACCGGTCGCCGTCGATGGAATTCTCCTCGCACCTGACCGAATGGTCCAAGCTCGACCGCGCGCTGGTCGTGTCCTTTGCGCTGTCGGAAGTGCTGGTCCAAGGCGGCGAGCGCGTCGGCATCCCGCTTCTGATGCGGCCGACCGCCAACCGCAATGTCATCGAGACCATGGCGCAGCGCATCATCCACGACCGTACCGAAAGACCGAGCCTGCCGCCGAACTTCGCGCCGGCGCCGTTTTCGGAAGTCGTGATCTTCTCCGATCTGTGGAGCCCGATCGCCGAGTATCGCAAGATGATCGGCCAACTCGCCGCCAATGGCGCGCGCGGCCATGTCGTGCAGGTGTGCGATCCGGCGGAAGAGACATTCCCCTATTCAGGCCGCGTCGAATTCGTTGAATCCGAAGGCCTCGGCAGCGTCACCGCCGGCCGCGCCGAAACCTGGCGCAACGACTATCAAGCGCTGCTCGCCAATCATCGCGCTGCGTTGCGCGCCGAGACCGAAGCCTTCGGCTGGACCTTCACTGTGCATCGCACCGATCGCGGCCCGACCGAACTTCTGTTCGCGCTGCATGGCCGCATGGGCGCGCACTCGATCCAGACCGCGCTTAACACCCGCCACCTTCCCGTCGAAGAAGGAGGCGCGGCATGA
- a CDS encoding DUF4159 domain-containing protein → MIGSLPLAFAQPLILLGLLSLPVLWWLLRLVPPRPQVVSFPPTRLLFEIAPKEETPSRTPWWLILLRLLLAALVIIAAAGPLWNPPVATGARNAPLLILVDDGWAAAASWDIRLRTADEMLARAEADNRGVALLPLSETARDISLQVAGALRVQTKQLKPKPHSIDRVEALPVIDRFLKVTPDVEIVWLSDGVDMGKSAGFVDGLKQIAGSRPMTVVSGGIAIPHALAAADNAAGALTVKVLRAQTGVSENGLIHAIDLKGLPLGDAPFAFGSGDREAEARITLPVEIRNDVARLEIASERSAGAVQLLDNRWRRRTLGIVSGSAADRSQPLLGASYYLSRALNPFADVRLAESVAPAEAIGRFLDQRLPMLVLADVGNVAEARGRLDTWIENGGVLVRFAGPHLAAGSDDLVPVRLRRGGRILGGSLSWEKPQQLAAFSRESPFVSMAVPNDVTVTRQVLAEPDATLADRTWATLADGTPLVTAQRRGKGLIVLFHVTADTRWSDLPLSGAFVDMLRQIVSLAGATPAADGDAAGRTNAQAVPATRVLDGFGAFTVPPASARPVPAGFAGRATADHPPGFYGPPEGLVAVNTLTPDDRPAPLDFSPLNARQDIYRFGEPVDLRGPVFIAAFGLIAIDALVVFVLAGGLAAFARRRRAATAAALLLALAGGLAMPEPLRAQSTLIPSGSLPQRTPLSPQQQDYAIKATQQTHLAYIITGDAEVDEVSRAGLSGLTLFLAQRTALEPGEPVGLDPSRDELSFFPVIYWPISERAAKPSRETLDRIDTYMKQGGTVLFDTRDAIDAPPGPDGETRSPGMVALRAILSSLDVPELEPIRADHVLNKTFFLMKDFPGRFTTGRLWVEALPADAEEDPSRPARAGDGVSSIMITSNDLAGAWALRPDGQAMLPLVPGEPRQREFAFRAGVNIVMYALTGNYKADQVHIPALLERLGQ, encoded by the coding sequence ATGATCGGTTCGCTCCCGCTCGCTTTCGCCCAACCGCTGATCCTGCTCGGTCTGCTCAGTCTGCCGGTGCTGTGGTGGCTGCTGCGGCTGGTGCCGCCGCGCCCGCAGGTCGTCTCATTCCCGCCGACGCGGCTTCTGTTCGAGATCGCGCCGAAGGAAGAGACGCCGTCGCGCACGCCATGGTGGCTGATCCTGCTGCGCCTGCTGCTGGCCGCCCTTGTCATCATCGCCGCCGCCGGTCCTCTATGGAATCCGCCGGTCGCGACCGGGGCGAGGAACGCGCCGCTGCTCATTCTTGTCGATGACGGCTGGGCCGCGGCGGCGTCCTGGGACATTCGCCTGCGCACCGCCGACGAAATGCTGGCTCGCGCTGAAGCCGACAATCGCGGCGTCGCCCTGCTCCCGCTGTCGGAGACGGCGCGCGATATCTCGCTGCAGGTGGCCGGCGCTTTGCGGGTGCAAACGAAGCAACTCAAGCCGAAGCCGCATTCGATCGATCGCGTCGAGGCGCTCCCGGTCATCGATCGCTTCCTCAAGGTTACGCCGGATGTCGAGATCGTCTGGCTGTCCGACGGCGTCGATATGGGCAAAAGCGCGGGCTTCGTCGACGGCCTCAAGCAGATCGCCGGTTCGCGGCCGATGACGGTGGTCTCCGGCGGCATCGCCATTCCGCATGCGCTGGCCGCGGCCGACAATGCCGCGGGCGCGTTGACCGTCAAGGTGCTGCGCGCGCAGACCGGCGTCAGCGAGAACGGACTCATTCATGCCATCGACCTCAAGGGCCTACCGCTTGGCGATGCGCCATTCGCTTTCGGCAGCGGCGACCGCGAGGCCGAGGCGCGGATCACCCTGCCGGTTGAAATCCGCAATGACGTGGCGCGTTTGGAAATTGCCAGCGAACGTTCTGCCGGCGCCGTGCAACTCCTCGACAATCGCTGGCGGCGGCGCACCCTTGGCATCGTGTCGGGTTCGGCCGCCGATCGCTCGCAGCCGCTACTCGGCGCGTCATATTATCTTTCGCGCGCCCTCAATCCCTTCGCCGATGTGCGACTGGCCGAAAGTGTAGCGCCGGCCGAGGCGATCGGTCGTTTTCTCGACCAGCGCCTGCCGATGCTGGTACTCGCTGACGTCGGCAATGTCGCCGAAGCGCGCGGCCGGCTCGACACCTGGATCGAGAACGGCGGCGTGCTCGTGCGCTTCGCCGGCCCGCATCTCGCGGCCGGCAGCGACGATCTCGTGCCGGTGCGCTTGCGCCGCGGCGGCCGCATCCTCGGCGGCTCGCTGAGCTGGGAGAAGCCGCAACAACTTGCCGCCTTCTCCCGCGAAAGCCCGTTCGTTTCCATGGCTGTGCCGAACGACGTCACCGTCACGCGCCAGGTGCTGGCCGAACCCGATGCGACGCTCGCCGACCGCACCTGGGCGACGCTCGCCGACGGCACGCCGCTAGTCACCGCGCAGCGCCGCGGCAAGGGTCTCATCGTGCTTTTCCATGTGACCGCCGACACGCGCTGGTCCGATCTGCCGCTGTCGGGCGCTTTTGTCGACATGCTGCGCCAGATCGTATCGCTCGCCGGCGCGACTCCCGCTGCGGACGGCGACGCCGCCGGGCGCACGAACGCCCAGGCGGTGCCGGCGACGCGCGTACTTGACGGCTTCGGCGCGTTCACGGTGCCGCCGGCCAGTGCGCGCCCCGTCCCCGCGGGCTTTGCAGGCCGCGCCACGGCCGATCACCCGCCCGGCTTCTACGGACCGCCGGAAGGCCTCGTCGCCGTCAATACACTGACGCCTGATGACCGCCCCGCCCCGCTCGATTTCTCTCCGCTCAATGCGCGACAGGACATCTATCGTTTCGGAGAACCGGTCGACCTGCGCGGTCCGGTTTTCATTGCGGCGTTCGGATTGATCGCAATCGACGCGCTGGTCGTGTTCGTGCTCGCCGGCGGCCTGGCCGCATTCGCGCGCCGCCGACGCGCTGCGACGGCTGCCGCTCTGCTGCTGGCGCTCGCCGGCGGTCTAGCGATGCCCGAGCCCCTTCGCGCCCAGTCGACGCTGATCCCGTCGGGGAGCCTGCCGCAACGCACGCCGCTGTCGCCGCAGCAGCAAGACTATGCCATCAAAGCGACGCAGCAGACGCATCTCGCTTACATCATCACCGGCGACGCCGAAGTCGACGAAGTCAGCCGCGCCGGCCTTTCCGGCCTGACCCTTTTCCTCGCACAACGCACAGCACTCGAACCGGGCGAACCGGTCGGACTCGATCCGTCGCGCGACGAATTGTCGTTCTTTCCGGTGATCTACTGGCCGATCTCAGAGCGCGCCGCCAAGCCGTCGCGCGAGACGCTCGATCGCATCGACACTTATATGAAGCAAGGCGGCACGGTGCTGTTCGATACGCGCGATGCCATTGACGCGCCACCCGGCCCCGACGGCGAAACGCGCTCTCCGGGTATGGTGGCGCTACGAGCCATTCTGTCGTCGCTCGACGTGCCGGAACTCGAGCCGATCCGCGCCGACCATGTCCTCAACAAGACGTTCTTCCTGATGAAGGACTTCCCGGGCCGCTTCACGACGGGCCGTCTTTGGGTCGAAGCGCTGCCCGCGGACGCCGAGGAAGATCCGAGCCGCCCGGCACGCGCCGGCGACGGCGTGTCCTCGATCATGATCACGTCGAACGATCTCGCCGGCGCCTGGGCGCTGCGGCCGGACGGCCAGGCCATGCTGCCGCTGGTGCCGGGCGAGCCACGCCAGCGCGAGTTCGCCTTCCGCGCCGGTGTCAACATCGTGATGTACGCACTGACCGGCAACTACAAAGCCGACCAGGTGCACATCCCCGCCCTGCTCGAACGGTTGGGGCAGTAA
- a CDS encoding LysE family translocator — translation MTLSLFVATMIAGFTYSVIPGPAVLLVFSLAAQHGRAMGAKFLIGHMVGDITWSAMAFASIVGVSKMGPLLFDILGAGCGLYLIYLGIKAIRAKSIGDAPVLRGHRPYRAGFLFGLTNPKAYPVAVAVFTALIARYTMDLSWSSLPLMGLAAWIGLVLGYLATLFWAGLPLVRRFFLMHGVVVTRIIGVTFVLFGLKSLVDAGRSFQTR, via the coding sequence ATGACCCTTTCCCTCTTCGTCGCCACCATGATCGCCGGTTTCACCTACTCGGTGATCCCCGGACCCGCTGTGCTGCTGGTGTTCTCGCTCGCCGCCCAGCACGGCCGCGCCATGGGCGCCAAATTTCTGATCGGTCACATGGTCGGCGACATTACGTGGAGCGCCATGGCGTTCGCTTCCATCGTCGGCGTGAGCAAGATGGGCCCGCTGCTGTTCGACATCCTCGGTGCCGGCTGCGGGCTGTACCTGATCTATCTCGGTATCAAGGCGATCCGCGCCAAATCGATCGGTGACGCGCCGGTGCTGCGCGGCCACAGGCCCTACCGCGCCGGCTTCCTGTTCGGGCTCACCAATCCCAAAGCCTATCCCGTGGCGGTCGCGGTCTTCACGGCGCTGATCGCGCGCTATACGATGGATTTATCCTGGTCGTCGCTGCCGCTGATGGGACTCGCCGCCTGGATCGGACTGGTGCTCGGCTATCTCGCGACTTTGTTCTGGGCAGGATTGCCGCTGGTGCGGCGCTTTTTCCTCATGCACGGCGTCGTGGTCACGCGCATCATCGGCGTGACCTTCGTCCTGTTTGGATTGAAGTCGCTGGTCGACGCCGGCCGTTCGTTCCAGACGCGCTAG
- a CDS encoding GNAT family N-acetyltransferase, with the protein MSELDLTIVPETPSDALAVERLNERTFGPGRYARSAYRIREGRSHLLELSFVARIGTLMVGSIRLTPVCIGDTPALLLGPLTVEPPFRSRGVGAALMSRALKDAKAKGYKLVVLVGDEPYYGRSGFKRIPKGQVKMPGPVNPARLLVNELVPGAFDGVTGLIRPDWVEPD; encoded by the coding sequence ATGAGCGAACTCGACCTCACCATTGTCCCCGAAACGCCGAGCGACGCGCTCGCCGTCGAACGCCTGAACGAGCGCACGTTTGGTCCGGGGCGTTATGCGCGCAGCGCCTACCGCATCCGGGAAGGGCGGAGCCACCTGCTCGAACTGTCCTTCGTCGCCCGGATCGGCACCCTGATGGTCGGCTCTATCCGACTGACGCCGGTCTGCATCGGCGACACCCCGGCGCTGCTGCTCGGGCCGCTGACGGTCGAACCGCCGTTCCGCTCGCGCGGTGTCGGTGCTGCTCTGATGTCCCGCGCGCTCAAGGACGCCAAAGCCAAAGGGTACAAACTGGTCGTGCTGGTCGGCGACGAGCCCTATTACGGCCGCAGCGGCTTCAAGCGCATTCCCAAGGGGCAGGTGAAGATGCCCGGCCCGGTCAACCCGGCCCGGCTCCTCGTTAACGAGCTTGTGCCCGGCGCATTCGACGGCGTTACCGGGCTGATCCGGCCGGACTGGGTTGAGCCAGACTGA
- a CDS encoding glutathione S-transferase family protein has translation MGLLVDGVWRDEWYQTRNGRFERQASPFRNWVTADGSAGPTGKSGFKAEAGRYHLYVSLACPWAHRTMIFRQLKGLENLISMSVVSPDMRENGWTFHKDEGSTGDAINGKDKLYEIYLLADPAFTGRVTVPVLWDMKTKTIVNNESSEIIRMFNSAFDGLTGNTVDFYPQALRAEIDRINDLVYPNINNGVYRAGFATTQEAYEEAFRNLFDALDRVEDILSRQRYLAGNQITEADWRLFTTLVRFDAVYYAHFKCNWRHIHEYPNLSNYVRELYQVPGVAGTVDLGQIKRHYYFSQRMVNPTGIVPVGPQLDFASKHDRGRLS, from the coding sequence ATGGGACTTCTGGTTGACGGCGTCTGGCGTGACGAATGGTACCAAACCAGGAATGGCCGCTTCGAGCGGCAGGCCTCGCCGTTCCGCAACTGGGTGACCGCCGACGGCAGCGCCGGACCGACGGGCAAGTCCGGTTTCAAGGCCGAGGCCGGCCGCTATCACCTCTATGTCTCGCTCGCCTGTCCCTGGGCGCACCGCACGATGATCTTCCGTCAGCTCAAGGGCCTCGAAAATCTCATCTCGATGTCGGTCGTCTCTCCCGACATGCGGGAAAACGGCTGGACCTTCCACAAAGACGAAGGCTCGACCGGCGACGCGATCAACGGCAAGGACAAGCTCTACGAGATCTATCTGCTCGCCGATCCGGCCTTCACCGGCCGCGTCACCGTGCCTGTGCTGTGGGACATGAAGACGAAGACGATTGTCAACAACGAATCGTCCGAAATCATCCGCATGTTCAACTCGGCCTTCGATGGACTGACCGGCAACACCGTCGATTTCTATCCACAGGCGCTGCGCGCCGAGATCGACCGCATCAACGACCTCGTCTATCCGAACATCAACAACGGCGTCTATCGCGCCGGCTTCGCGACGACGCAGGAGGCTTACGAGGAAGCCTTCCGCAACCTGTTCGACGCGCTCGACCGGGTCGAGGATATCCTGTCGCGGCAACGTTATCTCGCGGGTAACCAGATCACCGAAGCCGACTGGCGGCTGTTCACGACCCTGGTGCGTTTCGACGCCGTCTATTACGCGCACTTCAAGTGCAACTGGCGACACATTCACGAATATCCGAATCTGTCGAACTACGTGCGAGAACTCTACCAAGTCCCGGGCGTCGCCGGGACGGTGGACCTCGGGCAGATCAAGCGGCATTATTATTTCAGCCAGCGGATGGTGAATCCGACCGGCATTGTCCCGGTCGGCCCGCAGCTCGATTTCGCCAGCAAGCATGACCGGGGAAGATTGAGCTGA
- a CDS encoding LysE family translocator: MFGTHDLWLFILSALLLNITPGPDTALVVARSTQMGLRGGVAASFGIAGGIVVHIAAAAIGLSALIAASATAFTVIKYVGAAYLIYIGLRMILSRSAAVAESTAPAQTTLPLRSVFWQGFFSNALNPKVAIFFLAFLPQFVSNDTPSKAIAFLFLGVVFIIGGTLWSLVLAAVTAHATSRLKATRRFQRLIDSAIGAMFVALGIRLALVER, from the coding sequence ATGTTCGGTACGCACGATCTCTGGCTCTTCATTCTGTCGGCCCTGCTGCTGAACATCACACCGGGGCCGGACACGGCGCTGGTGGTGGCGCGCTCGACACAAATGGGTTTGCGCGGCGGCGTGGCGGCGTCGTTCGGCATTGCCGGCGGCATCGTCGTGCACATTGCAGCGGCGGCCATCGGCCTGTCGGCGTTGATCGCGGCCTCCGCCACCGCCTTCACCGTCATCAAATATGTCGGCGCCGCCTACCTCATCTATATCGGCCTGCGCATGATCCTCAGCCGTTCCGCCGCGGTGGCCGAAAGCACCGCGCCGGCGCAGACGACGTTGCCGCTGCGCAGCGTGTTCTGGCAGGGCTTCTTCAGCAACGCGCTCAATCCGAAGGTGGCGATCTTCTTCCTCGCCTTCCTGCCGCAGTTCGTCAGCAACGACACGCCGTCGAAGGCGATCGCCTTCCTGTTCCTCGGCGTTGTCTTCATCATCGGCGGCACGCTATGGAGCCTGGTCCTCGCCGCCGTCACGGCGCATGCGACGTCGCGGCTGAAGGCGACGCGGCGCTTCCAGCGCCTCATCGACAGCGCCATCGGCGCCATGTTCGTCGCGCTCGGCATAAGGCTGGCGCTGGTGGAACGCTGA
- a CDS encoding NUDIX domain-containing protein, with the protein MRYENGSQKGNRRLSALRRRFEPILSRAFHFYWRFARGATLGAFALVIDGQGRVFLIKHSYVSGWHLPGGGVETGETVKTALARELIEEGNIKLTGEPVLHGVFHNRRVSRRDHVMLYVVRDFVQESPPVPDYEIVAHGFFAIDELPEDTGRAARARIAEVFEGRAVSEMW; encoded by the coding sequence ATGCGCTATGAGAATGGGTCGCAAAAAGGGAACCGCCGCTTGTCTGCCTTACGTCGCCGTTTTGAGCCGATATTGAGCCGTGCCTTTCACTTTTACTGGCGTTTCGCCCGTGGTGCGACGCTTGGCGCCTTCGCCCTGGTGATCGACGGTCAGGGCCGGGTTTTCCTGATCAAGCACTCCTATGTCAGCGGCTGGCATCTGCCCGGCGGCGGCGTCGAAACCGGCGAGACGGTGAAGACGGCGCTGGCGCGCGAACTGATCGAGGAAGGCAACATCAAACTCACTGGCGAGCCAGTGCTGCATGGCGTATTCCACAACCGTCGCGTCTCGCGGCGCGATCATGTGATGCTCTATGTCGTGCGCGATTTCGTGCAGGAATCGCCGCCGGTGCCGGACTACGAGATCGTGGCGCACGGCTTCTTCGCCATTGACGAATTGCCGGAAGACACCGGCCGCGCCGCCCGCGCCCGCATCGCCGAGGTGTTCGAGGGCCGGGCGGTGAGCGAGATGTGGTGA
- the mbfA gene encoding iron exporter MbfA, with protein MKQFSDLTEQEVLALAITNEEEDSRIYRGFAEGLREQFPASAKVFDEMAEEEVHHRAILYDLYRQRFGEYLPLIRRQDVKGFLHPKKPLWLMRPLGLEEVRKFAENMEFEAERFYRKAAENARDASVRELLITLAEAEAGHETLAHKLTAKILTEDARAEEHETARRMFLLQYVQPGLVGLMDGSVSTLAPLFAAAFATHNTWETFLVGMAASVGAGISMGFAEALSDDGSLTGRGAPWLRGLVSGLMTTIGGVGHALPYLIPDFYVATIAAVIVVAIELAVISWIRYKYMDTPFLKAAFQIVVGGVLVFISGILIGSS; from the coding sequence GTGAAGCAATTCTCCGACCTGACCGAGCAGGAAGTGCTGGCGCTCGCCATCACCAATGAGGAAGAGGACAGCCGCATCTATCGCGGCTTCGCCGAGGGCCTGCGCGAGCAGTTTCCCGCCTCCGCGAAGGTGTTCGACGAGATGGCCGAAGAGGAAGTGCATCACCGCGCGATTCTCTACGACCTCTACCGTCAGCGCTTCGGCGAATATCTGCCGTTGATCCGTCGCCAGGACGTCAAGGGCTTCCTTCACCCGAAGAAGCCGCTGTGGCTGATGCGGCCGCTCGGCCTCGAGGAAGTGCGCAAGTTCGCCGAGAACATGGAGTTCGAGGCCGAGCGCTTCTATCGCAAGGCCGCCGAGAACGCCCGCGATGCGTCGGTGCGCGAGCTGCTGATCACTTTGGCCGAAGCCGAGGCAGGACATGAGACGCTGGCGCACAAGCTGACCGCGAAGATTCTCACCGAAGATGCGCGCGCCGAGGAACACGAGACGGCGCGGCGCATGTTCCTGCTGCAATATGTGCAGCCGGGCCTGGTCGGGCTGATGGACGGCTCAGTGTCGACGCTGGCGCCGTTGTTCGCCGCGGCCTTCGCCACGCACAATACCTGGGAGACGTTTCTCGTCGGCATGGCGGCGTCTGTGGGCGCCGGCATTTCGATGGGCTTTGCCGAAGCCTTGTCCGACGACGGCTCGCTCACCGGCCGCGGCGCGCCGTGGCTGCGCGGCCTCGTCTCCGGCCTGATGACGACCATCGGCGGCGTTGGCCACGCGCTGCCGTATCTCATTCCCGACTTCTATGTCGCCACCATCGCGGCGGTGATCGTGGTCGCCATCGAACTCGCGGTGATCTCGTGGATCCGCTACAAATACATGGACACGCCGTTCCTGAAGGCGGCGTTCCAGATCGTGGTCGGCGGCGTGTTGGTGTTCATCTCCGGGATATTGATCGGGAGTTCGTGA
- a CDS encoding metallophosphoesterase, with amino-acid sequence MPFTLAHLSDIHLSPLPPAHVLDLCSKRITGYLNWQRKRRFVHDPAVLGSIVADLKTQRPDHIAVTGDIANIGLEAEYAAGRGFLDALGKPEQVSFVPGNHDIYVAECARFAARAWGPFMTGDDGETFPYVRRRGPLAIIGLSTGVPTAPFQATGELGDGQLGALATLLDRMRDEKLFRVVLIHHPPVSDAPAYKRLTDAGNFMHVIARHGAELILHGHDHRDMLNVIDGPNGARVPAVGVPSASAAPGLDKDNAGYHLYRIDGAPGAWRCEMVVRAVSEDGLVTEVKREML; translated from the coding sequence TTGCCCTTCACCCTCGCCCACCTCTCCGACATCCACCTTTCGCCGCTGCCGCCGGCGCATGTGCTCGATCTGTGTAGCAAGCGCATCACCGGTTACCTGAACTGGCAGCGCAAGCGCCGCTTCGTGCATGATCCGGCGGTGCTTGGCAGCATCGTCGCCGATCTCAAGACGCAAAGGCCGGACCACATCGCCGTCACCGGCGATATCGCCAATATCGGGTTAGAGGCTGAGTACGCCGCCGGCCGCGGCTTTCTCGACGCGCTGGGCAAGCCGGAGCAGGTGAGCTTCGTGCCGGGCAATCACGACATCTACGTCGCCGAGTGCGCGCGCTTTGCCGCGCGGGCCTGGGGCCCGTTCATGACCGGCGACGACGGCGAGACGTTTCCCTATGTGCGGCGGCGCGGCCCGCTCGCGATCATCGGCCTCTCGACCGGCGTGCCGACGGCACCGTTCCAGGCGACCGGCGAACTCGGCGACGGCCAGCTCGGCGCGCTGGCAACCCTGCTAGACCGTATGCGCGACGAGAAGCTGTTTCGCGTTGTGCTGATCCATCATCCGCCGGTCAGCGATGCGCCGGCCTATAAGCGCCTCACCGACGCCGGCAACTTCATGCACGTCATCGCCCGGCACGGCGCCGAATTAATCCTGCACGGCCACGACCATCGCGACATGCTCAATGTCATCGACGGGCCGAACGGCGCGCGAGTGCCGGCGGTCGGCGTACCTTCGGCTTCCGCCGCGCCCGGCCTCGACAAGGACAATGCCGGCTATCACCTCTATCGCATCGATGGCGCGCCCGGCGCGTGGCGGTGCGAGATGGTGGTAAGGGCGGTGAGTGAGGATGGGTTGGTGACGGAAGTGAAGCGGGAAATGCTTTAA